A single window of Oreochromis aureus strain Israel breed Guangdong linkage group 5, ZZ_aureus, whole genome shotgun sequence DNA harbors:
- the tshba gene encoding thyroid stimulating hormone subunit beta a has protein sequence MEATVFNCWLFFLMFSPAVPMCLPTDFTLYVEKPECEFCVAINTTICMGFCYSRDSNLRDILGPRFLVQRGCTYDKVEYHTAILPGCPIEANPVFTYPVALSCHCSACRTDTDECAHRASMDGTKCTKPVRRIYPYPGHSNYVIPF, from the exons ATGGAGGCTACAGTGTTCAACTGCTGGCTCTTTTTTCTAATGTTTAGCCCTGCTGTTCCCATGTGTTTACCCACTGATTTCACCCTGTATGTGGAAAAGCCAGAATGTGAGTTCTGTGTGGCAATAAACACAACCATCTGCATGGGATTTTGCTACTCGAGG GACAGCAACTTGAGGGATATTCTGGGCCCACGCTTCCTTgtccagaggggctgcacctaTGATAAGGTTGAATACCACACTGCTATTCTGCCTGGCTGTCCCATTGAAGCCAACCCTGTCTTCACCTACCCTGTGGCACTCAGCTGCCACTGCAGTGCTTGCAGGACTGACACTGATGAGTGCGCACACAGAGCCAGCATGGATGGAACAAAGTGTACCAAGCCTGTTCGGCGTATCTACCCATATCCTGGCCACAGCAACTACGTCATCCCTTTTTGA
- the si:ch211-105j21.9 gene encoding sialomucin core protein 24-like: MDVKFTALAYCHLALLFSVAQTENGTNTPQPTFSLTTLTTLTQSDSTSPISNLTEETMLYTSTQLDNKTVASTTAATTERTSHHQTSQSATTLTHLTNSRTLRTTTSSTQMSTFTAQTTAGIQTTVDNSSTPSTPVITTENATHATMNRTRQDVGLKVSERNMTIVFSTVLGAFAVLLVFLMFHKCKQKIQYLHQPLNNAEYTDTFVADDDTLVISGGLYDGHPIYDNVPTAPADQSQFHLEFLH; this comes from the exons ATGGATGTAAAGTTTACTGCCCTGGCTTACTGCCATCTGGCCCTTTTGTTCAGTGTGGCCCAAACAGAAAATGGGACTAACACTCCTCAACCAACCTTTAGCTTAACGACCCTTACGACACTAACTCAGTCTGACTCTACTTCACCAATCTCAAATTTGACTGAGGAGACAATGCTATATACCAGCACACAGTTGGATAACAAAACTGTCGCTAGTACCACTGCAGCTACAACCGAGAGGACAAGTCACCACCAGACTTCTCAGTCAGCAACCACCTTGACTCATCTAACAAACAGTAGAACTCTGAGGACTACAACCTCTAGCACTCAAATGTCAACATTTACTGCACAAACAACAGCAGGTATCCAGACCACAGTAGATAACTCAAGTACACCAAGTACTCCAGTAATTACAACTGAAAATGCAACTCATGCTACCATGAACAGAACCAGACAAG ATGTGGGCCTCAAAGTCTCTGAAAGGAATATGACTATTGTCTTCAGCACTGTACTTGGAGCATTTgctgtgttgttggtttttcttatgtttcacaaatgcaaacagaaaatacaataCTTGCACCAACCTCTCAATAATGCAGAATACACAG ATACATTTGTGGCAGATGATGACACACTCGTTATTTCTGGAGGACTTTATGATGGCCATCCAATCTACGATAATGTACCAACAGCTCCTGCAGACCAGTCTCAATTCCACCTCGAGTTTCTCCATTAA
- the slc5a8l gene encoding sodium-coupled monocarboxylate transporter 1, translating into MVGTGGPVATFSVWDYVVFAGIILAAAGVGLFQAIRGRKETSSEEFLLGGRQMTAVPVAMSLTASFMSGITVIGTPAESYRFGSAYWIFGFAYAIMSAISAEIFVPLFYRLGVTSAYEYLELRFSRPIRIIGTSMYIVQTALYTGLVIYAPALALNQITGLDLWGVLVATGVVCIIYCTLGGLKAVIWTDVLQMVVMLAGFVAVIARGAVLQGGLTKIWEDAGEGGRLQAFDFDPDPLKRHTFWSIVVGGSIMWASIYSINQSQVQRYISCKTLGHAKMSLYVSMVGLWITVTLAVFSGLTMYSIYKNCDPLSNGDVATPDQLFPYLVMDILADFPGIPGLFVAAAYSGTLSTVSSSINALVAVTVEDFILPVYKDLTQKQVSWMNMGLSVFFGGVCIGMAGIASLMGSVLQAALSIFGMISGPLLGLYLLGMLFRTSNSIGGLVGMIIGLVLTLWVGIGGQLYPPTAEKTNPLPLTTAGCNNTIGQNYTTTTPWTSPVTLTPEPDYRPPLADTWYSLSYVYFALLGVLTTIVSGLLVSVITGGCKQEEMNSELFVRKNDLICFSWCNKSKESDITEKPSANIYMGDDNPAFKEDDMMSKDVEKNTKL; encoded by the exons ATGGTGGGTACAGGAGGTCCAGTGGCAACTTTCTCTGTGTGGGATTATGTGGTGTTTGCTGGAATAATTCTGGCAGCAGCTGGCGTTGGCCTATTCCAGGCTATCCGAGGTCGCAAGGAGACTAGCAGCGAGGAGTTCTTACTGGGTGGACGGCAAATGACAGCTGTGCCAGTTGCCATGTCACTCACTGCCAGCTTTATGTCTGGCATCACAGTCATTGGTACACCTGCTGAGTCCTACCGGTTTGGATCTGCTTACTGGATCTTTGGCTTCGCCTATGCTATCATGTCTGCAATCAGTGCTGAGATCTTTGTTCCTCTTTTCTACCGACTGGGGGTCACCAGTGCCTATGAG TACCTGGAGTTGCGATTCAGCCGCCCCATTCGGATAATTGGGACATCAATGTACATCGTCCAGACG GCTCTGTACACCGGTTTGGTTATCTATGCTCCAGCTCTTGCTCTAAATCAAA TCACTGGACTGGATCTGTGGGGAGTGTTGGTGGCTACGGGAGTGGTGTGCATCATCTACTGCACTTTG GGTGGTCTGAAAGCAGTAATCTGGACAGATGTGCTGCAGATGGTAGTCATGCTGGCAGGTTTTGTGGCTGTTATAGCTAGAGGAGCTGTACTGCAGGGAGGCCTGACAAAGATTTGGGAAGATGCTGGTGAAGGAGGCCGTCTACAAGCTTTTGA TTTTGATCCAGATCCCCTGAAACGACATACTTTCTGGAGCATCGTAGTTGGCGGTAGCATAATGTGGGCGTCAATCTACTCAATCAACCAGTCCCAGGTGCAGCGTTATATCTCCTGCAAAACCCTGGGACATGCCAAAAT GTCTCTGTATGTGAGTATGGTTGGCTTGTGGATAACTGTGACTCTGGCTGTGTTTTCTGGTCTCACCATGTACTCCATTTACAAGAATTGTGATCCACTATCAAACGGTGATGTTGCCACCCCTGACCAA CTGTTCCCCTACCTTGTGATGGATATTCTGGCAGACTTCCCTGGAATTCCAGGCCTGTTTGTGGCTGCAGCATATAGTGGTACCCTGAG CACAGTGTCTTCCAGCATTAATGCCCTAGTTGCTGTCACGGTAGAAGACTTTATTCTACCGGTGTACAAAGACCTCACACAGAAGCAAGTGAGCTGGATGAACATGGGCCTGA GTGTTTTCTTTGGAGGAGTGTGTATTGGAATGGCTGGAATAGCTTCCCTGATGGGAAGCGTTCTGCAG gCCGCTCTTTCCATATTTGGCATGATAAGCGGACCGCTCCTTGGTCTCTATCTATTAGGCATGTTGTTTCGCACATCAAACTCAATA GGAGGACTTGTGGGAATGATCATTGGTCTAGTGTTGACTCTGTGGGTGGGAATTGGAGGCCAGCTTTACCCACCGACAGCTGAAAAGACAAATCCTCTTCCACTCACCACTGCAGGCTGCAACAACACAATAGGCCAAAACTATACAACAACAACTCCCTGGACCAGTCCAGTGACTCTGACCCCAGAGCCCGA ttataGGCCTCCTTTAGCAGACACCTGGTACTCTCTGTCTTACGTCTACTTCGCTCTGTTGGGCGTTCTGACCACAATTGTGTCTGGCCTGCTTGTGAGCGTGATCACAG GTGGATGTAAGCAAGAAGAGATGAACTCAGAGCTGTTTGTGAGGAAGAATGACTTAATCTGCTTTAGCTGGTGCAATAAATCAAAG GAATCAGACATCACAGAGAAGCCTTCAGCAAACATTTACATGGGAGATGACAACCCAGCATTCAAAGAAGACGACATGATGAGCAAAGAtgttgaaaaaaacacaaaactgtaa